Proteins from a genomic interval of Synechococcus sp. A15-28:
- the purB gene encoding adenylosuccinate lyase — translation MIERYTLPVMGAVWSEQAKFQSWLDVEIAATEANCRLGRVPQESLDTIKAKASFEVERILEIEAEVRHDVIAFLTNVNEHVGDAGRHIHVGMTSSDVLDTGLALQLKRSVVLLRQELDALADALRSLAREHKSTEMIGRSHAIHGEPITFGFKIAGWLAETERNRSRLARLEQDVAVGQISGAMGTYANTDPQVETITCEILGLTPDTASTQVISRDRHADYVQTLALVGASLDRFATEIRNLQRTDVLEVEENFAKGQKGSSAMPHKRNPIRSERISGLARVLRSYVVAALENVALWHERDISHSSTERMMLPDCSVALHFMLREMTSVVKGLGVYPDNMRRNMNVYGGVVFSQRVLLALVDTGMSREEAYRIVQRKAHTAWNTDGGNFRANLEADADVTSKLSAEQLAECFSTELHQANLGVIWERLGI, via the coding sequence GTGATCGAGCGTTACACCCTGCCCGTAATGGGTGCCGTCTGGAGTGAGCAGGCGAAGTTTCAGAGTTGGCTGGATGTGGAAATCGCCGCCACAGAAGCCAACTGCCGCCTCGGCCGCGTGCCCCAGGAGAGCCTGGACACGATCAAGGCCAAAGCCAGCTTCGAGGTGGAACGCATCCTCGAAATCGAAGCCGAGGTGCGTCACGACGTGATCGCCTTTCTAACCAACGTCAACGAACACGTTGGCGATGCCGGCCGTCACATCCATGTGGGCATGACCAGCAGCGATGTGCTGGATACCGGCCTGGCGTTGCAACTGAAGCGCTCCGTGGTCCTGCTGCGCCAAGAGCTGGATGCCCTGGCCGATGCCCTGCGCAGCCTCGCCCGTGAGCACAAGAGCACGGAAATGATCGGCCGCTCCCATGCCATCCATGGCGAGCCGATCACCTTCGGCTTCAAGATCGCCGGCTGGCTGGCGGAAACCGAACGCAACCGCAGCCGCCTGGCGCGACTGGAGCAGGACGTGGCCGTCGGTCAGATCAGTGGGGCCATGGGCACCTACGCCAACACCGACCCCCAGGTGGAAACCATCACCTGCGAAATCCTTGGCCTCACGCCTGACACCGCCAGCACCCAGGTGATCTCCCGCGATCGCCACGCCGATTACGTGCAGACCCTGGCCCTGGTGGGCGCCTCCCTCGACCGATTCGCCACGGAGATCCGCAACCTGCAGCGCACCGATGTGCTCGAGGTGGAAGAGAACTTCGCCAAGGGCCAGAAGGGCAGCTCGGCCATGCCCCACAAGCGCAACCCGATTCGCAGCGAACGGATCAGCGGCCTGGCCCGGGTGCTGCGCAGCTACGTGGTGGCAGCACTGGAAAACGTTGCCCTCTGGCATGAGCGCGACATCAGCCACAGTTCCACCGAACGGATGATGCTGCCCGATTGCTCAGTGGCCCTTCACTTCATGCTGCGGGAGATGACAAGCGTGGTGAAGGGTCTGGGGGTTTACCCCGACAACATGCGCCGCAACATGAACGTGTATGGCGGCGTGGTGTTCAGCCAGCGGGTGCTGCTGGCGCTAGTGGACACTGGCATGAGCCGAGAGGAGGCCTACCGGATCGTGCAGCGCAAAGCTCACACTGCCTGGAACACTGACGGCGGCAACTTCCGCGCCAATCTTGAGGCTGATGCGGACGTCACCAGCAAGCTTTCAGCTGAGCAGTTGGCAGAGTGCTTCAGCACCGAACTGCACCAGGCCAACCTCGGAGTGATCTGGGAGCGTCTGGGGATTTAA